The proteins below come from a single Chlorogloeopsis sp. ULAP01 genomic window:
- a CDS encoding FHA domain-containing serine/threonine-protein kinase, whose protein sequence is MVILTLLEPQKKTPLKQWHFENEHIIRIGRSTDNDVVLNDTLVSRYHLEIRQLSSNQNSGSWQVISKGTNGTFINEVLVVQSLLPNNSLLQLARGGPILKFQIEQETSPNQSSASSDSCTHEGNSPNNLFCVHCGQPISVQQTIRKYQVLRTLGQGGMGTTYLAWDKTGEIAGHPQLLVLKQMNADMAKIAKARELFEREAHTLKSLHHPGIPLYYDFFVEGGKKYLAMELVHGQDLEKLILLKGPVIPSVAIAWMIQTCDILDYLHSQDPPLIHRDIKPANLMVRNSNNRIVVLDFGAVKEIGTTPGTRIGAEGYCAPEQERGQPVTQSDLYAIGPTLIFLLTGENPFKFYRQKGRNFRFDLTKVPTVTPKLREVIEHVTEPLPRDRYQTAKDLAIALADCQ, encoded by the coding sequence GTGGTTATTCTGACCCTGCTAGAACCGCAAAAAAAAACGCCTCTCAAACAATGGCACTTTGAGAACGAGCATATAATCCGAATTGGTCGTTCCACTGATAATGATGTTGTTTTAAATGACACGCTAGTGTCTCGATATCATTTAGAGATCAGACAACTCAGTTCTAACCAAAATAGTGGTTCATGGCAGGTAATTAGTAAAGGTACAAATGGTACTTTTATAAATGAAGTTTTGGTAGTTCAAAGCCTGTTACCAAATAATTCCTTACTACAACTAGCACGAGGAGGCCCAATTCTCAAGTTTCAAATTGAGCAGGAAACCTCTCCAAACCAATCAAGTGCTTCATCCGACAGTTGCACTCACGAAGGAAACTCTCCTAACAACCTATTTTGTGTCCACTGCGGACAACCCATATCTGTGCAGCAGACAATCCGCAAGTATCAGGTGTTACGGACACTAGGACAAGGAGGTATGGGTACAACCTATTTAGCTTGGGATAAAACAGGAGAAATTGCCGGACATCCACAGCTACTAGTCTTAAAGCAAATGAATGCTGATATGGCTAAAATCGCCAAAGCTCGCGAATTATTTGAGAGGGAGGCGCACACTCTCAAATCTCTTCACCATCCAGGTATTCCTTTGTACTATGACTTCTTTGTAGAAGGTGGAAAAAAGTACTTAGCAATGGAATTAGTCCACGGACAGGATTTAGAGAAATTGATTTTGCTTAAAGGCCCTGTCATACCTTCTGTTGCGATCGCTTGGATGATTCAAACTTGTGACATTTTAGATTATCTGCACAGTCAAGATCCTCCACTCATTCATCGTGATATTAAACCCGCCAACCTCATGGTGCGAAACTCTAATAATCGTATAGTTGTGTTGGATTTTGGTGCGGTAAAAGAAATAGGCACTACGCCCGGTACTCGTATCGGTGCAGAAGGTTATTGCGCACCTGAACAAGAACGGGGACAACCCGTAACACAATCAGATCTGTATGCTATTGGGCCAACACTAATTTTTCTACTAACTGGCGAAAATCCTTTTAAGTTTTATCGCCAAAAAGGACGTAACTTCCGGTTCGATTTAACAAAAGTTCCCACTGTTACTCCTAAATTACGAGAAGTAATAGAACACGTCACAGAACCATTGCCACGTGATCGCTATCAAACTGCCAAAGATTTAGCTATTGCATTAGCAGATTGCCAATAG
- a CDS encoding DUF4327 family protein, which produces MNQQVIHPMVKLQRKVQSLVDSKIIKPTDSIWKIALLYGNEWQYWKKELLDFGFSMQDPVSELLAVEAWDEE; this is translated from the coding sequence ATGAATCAGCAAGTGATTCACCCAATGGTGAAATTGCAACGTAAAGTGCAATCACTCGTAGACTCAAAGATCATCAAGCCAACTGACAGTATTTGGAAAATAGCCTTGCTTTACGGCAACGAATGGCAATACTGGAAAAAAGAATTGCTAGACTTCGGGTTTAGTATGCAAGATCCAGTCAGCGAATTATTGGCAGTAGAAGCTTGGGATGAGGAGTAA
- a CDS encoding RNA-guided endonuclease TnpB family protein, which translates to MLKVVKIRIYPTEKQEISLAKGFGCARWLWNRFLAQNNEIYKETGKGLSRFDYQKQLPQLKKEFEWLGEVYSQCLQVVCLNLSRAFINFFECRARYPRFKSKHGRQSITYPQNVKVEGDYIKVPKVGNIFGKIHREITGKLKTVTLSKNPDGKYYASLLFEDGLPVATPSTEGKAIGLDLGLTDFVVTSDSAKIKQPRWMKKRERNLKRKQQSLARKVKGSKNRDKARKLVAKTHSKVARCREDFLHKLSRKIVNENQVIVVEDLYVKGMVQNPNLSKAISQVGWGMFCTMLKYKAEATGKVYLEVSRFFPSSKTCHVCLNVVGSLPLDIRSWTCSSCKTRHDRDITAAINIRNEGLRILASGTGATAEGGSVSLKRGRKKSTVEHEPVNSEAHAILRSN; encoded by the coding sequence ATACTCAAGGTTGTCAAAATCAGGATATACCCAACAGAGAAACAAGAAATATCTCTTGCCAAGGGTTTTGGTTGCGCTCGTTGGCTTTGGAATAGGTTTCTAGCCCAAAACAACGAGATTTACAAGGAGACGGGCAAGGGTTTATCTAGGTTTGATTATCAAAAGCAATTGCCGCAACTCAAGAAAGAATTCGAGTGGTTGGGTGAAGTTTATTCACAATGTTTGCAAGTTGTTTGTTTGAATCTCAGTCGTGCCTTTATCAACTTCTTTGAGTGTAGGGCAAGATATCCCAGATTCAAGTCCAAGCATGGTAGGCAGTCAATCACCTACCCTCAAAACGTCAAAGTTGAGGGGGATTACATCAAAGTCCCAAAAGTAGGGAATATTTTCGGCAAAATTCATCGGGAGATTACAGGCAAGCTCAAAACTGTTACCTTGTCTAAAAATCCTGACGGAAAGTACTACGCATCTTTATTATTTGAAGATGGTTTACCTGTTGCAACGCCTTCAACTGAAGGCAAAGCAATAGGTCTTGATTTAGGATTGACTGATTTTGTTGTGACTTCAGATAGCGCCAAAATCAAGCAACCCCGATGGATGAAAAAACGGGAAAGAAATCTCAAACGTAAGCAACAAAGTTTAGCTCGTAAGGTAAAAGGCTCTAAAAATCGAGATAAAGCTAGGAAATTAGTTGCTAAAACTCATTCAAAAGTTGCTCGTTGTCGTGAAGACTTTCTACACAAGCTATCCCGCAAGATAGTAAACGAAAACCAAGTGATTGTTGTAGAAGACTTATATGTAAAAGGGATGGTGCAAAACCCTAATCTATCTAAGGCAATAAGTCAGGTAGGGTGGGGAATGTTTTGTACCATGCTTAAATACAAAGCTGAGGCAACAGGCAAAGTGTACTTAGAAGTAAGTAGATTTTTCCCTTCTAGTAAAACTTGCCATGTCTGTCTAAATGTTGTCGGTAGCTTGCCGTTGGATATTCGCTCTTGGACTTGTAGCTCTTGTAAGACAAGGCATGACAGGGATATCACGGCTGCTATCAACATCAGAAATGAAGGCTTGCGGATATTGGCTTCGGGAACCGGAGCTACTGCGGAAGGAGGCTCTGTAAGTCTCAAACGGGGGCGTAAAAAGTCCACGGTTGAGCATGAGCCTGTGAATTCCGAAGCCCACGCTATATTACGAAGTAATTAG